The genomic window CGGGACCGTCACGTACGCCCGCACCGCCCGCGCCCAGAGCGTCTTCACCCTCACCCTGCCCCTGGAGGACGCATGAGCGTGTCACCCCATCCCAGCTTCCCCCCTCAAGGGGGAGGAGAAACGGCAGACCACGCGCCCGTCACCCCACAGTTCCAGCAACCGCCTGCCCACCCGAGGCCCACATGACCACGCACGTCCTGCTCGTCGAGGATCACGCCTTCACCCGCGACGGCCTGCGCGCCGCCATCAACCTGGAAAGCGACCTGCGCGTCACCGCCGAGGCCCGCAGCGGCGAGGAAGCCCTGGATGTCCTGGCCCGCACCCAGGCCAGCGCGCAACCCGTACAGGTCGCCGTGCTCGACATCGGCCTGCCCGGCATGGACGGCATCCAGACCGCCGCCGAGATCGGCCGCCGCTACCCGCAGGTCCGCATGGTGATGCTCACCGCGCACGACCTGCGCGACGAGGTGCTGGCTGCCCTCGCCTCCGGCGCGCACGCCTATTGCCTCAAGAGCGCCGACCCGGACCTGCTGCTGCTCGGCATCCGCGCCGCCGCCTCGGGCAGCGCGTACCTCGACCCGCAGATCGCGCACCACGTGCTGGGCAGCATCCGCACGCCCCACGCCACCTCACCCCTCACCCCGCGCGAGACCGACGTGCTGCGCCTCATCGCCGACGGACAGGGCAACCGCGACATCGCCGCGAACTTAGGCATCAGTGTCAGCACCGTGAAACTCCACGTGCAGGAAATTCTCGTGAAACTCCACGCCGCCGACCGCACCCAGGCCGCCGTCCAAGCCCTCCGCCAGGGCCTGCTGTAGGGGTCCGCTGGTCTGACATCACACTGCGGAGGTCCTGAGGGTCACTTCCGATATCCTCTGACAACGGGCTTCAGGTGTGTTGAGGGGGGGCCTCAGCACACCTGAAACGAGCGGAGCGAGGAGTCGTCACCACCAGCGGTTGGAAGTGGAGCCCAGGGGCGTGTCCGTGTCCCTTCAACGGAACTGAGAACCGCTGTGAGTCGAGCGTTCCCGTACCGCAGTGGTGAGCCGTGGGGCCGTCTGGAGGTATCGCTGAGCCGGGGCGAGGGGCGGTGAAAGGCGGCGCCCCGGGGTGTGATCGGGGGCGCCGCGGCTGCGGTCAGAGGCTGCGGTTCTGGCGCCGCCAGGAGCGCAGCACGATGCCGCCGGCGATCACGCCAGCGGTGCCGAGGCCGGCGGCCACGGCCTGGGCGGGTGGCAGGTGAATCAGGAGCCCTGAGCTGAATACCGTGAGAGGCAGGATGGTCAGTTCCTTGGGACGTTTATGCAGGGAGCGGAGCAGGTGGCGGCGCTTGGGCATACTTCATGATGTTTATCAGATTCTCACTGAAGGTGCGGCTGAGATGGCGCCGCCGCGTGAGGATCAAGGCCAGATGAATCACCTGTCGTCCGGCGACAGCGGCGCTGGGACGCGGTCGGTCCAGAGCGTCCCAGCACATCGACTCTCTCCGGTTGTCGTCGGCTGCAGGAGACCTGGCCCCCAGCCCGGGAACCCGCCCGCTGATGAGAACGTACTGAGCACCATGAGCATCCCACGCTGGCGGTTCCTGAAGTTCTGGCCTTCTCTGGCCACGGACCCGCCCGGTGCGGGCGCTCAGATGTGGCAACGCGCCGTCCATCCGGGCGCTAGGGTGCCCGGCATGGCTCCCCCTGGCCACCCGGCGTGACCGAGTTCCTGCACGTGGCGCTGTCGTTCCCGACCGCGCCCTGGACGGCCCTGCTGACCGTGATCGCGGCGGCGGCGCTGCTGGCCCTGCTCGGCGCCATCGACGGCATCTCCGGTGGAGGTGAAGGGCTGCTCGACAGCCTGCTGGTGCGGGTCGGGCTGAACGGCGTGCCGCTGCTGCCGGTCGCGCTGACCCTGACTCTGACTGGCTGGCTGAGCTGCTACCTGGGCCAGCTGCTGCTCCTGCCGCTCGTCGCCCCCGCAGGACGCGGGGTGGTCTCGGCCGCTCTGCTGCTCGGCTCCGCGGCCCTCGGCGCGCTGGCCGCTCGGGCAGTCGCCCGTCCCCTGCGGCGGTTCGTGCAGGGGCAGGACGCCCTGGCCCGCACGCAGCTGCTGGGCCGCGTGGCCGTCGTCGAGTCCGGCACGCTCTCCGCCACGGGCCGCGTGAGTGTCCAGGACGGCGGCGCTGGCCTGATGCTCGACGCCCGCAGCGACGGCGACACCCTCCTGCGCGGCGAACGCGTGCTCCTCGTGGACCACGACCCGGCCACCCACATCTTCACCGTCCGCCGCGCGGACCCGACCGACACCTGACCCCTCAACCCCCGACCCTGATTCCCCCCATTCCTGCCTGGAGGACGTATGCCTGACCTTTCCGTGATTCTGCCCTTCCTGATCGGCCTGGCGATCGTGCTCGTCGCCCTGATGATCCTCGTGGCGCTCGTCCGCGGCTTCTACATGAAAGTCGAGCAGGGCACCGCGCTGATCGTGAACGACCTCTCCGCGCGGCCCAAGGTGCGCTTCACCGGCGCGCTGGTCATCCCCGTGCTGTACAAGGCCGAGATCATGCGCATCAGCCTGATCACCCTGCAGGTCGACCGCCGCGGCAAGGAAGGCCTGATCTGCAAGGACAACATCCGCGCGGACATCACCGTCGCGTACTACCTGCGCGTGAACGAGACCACCGAGGACGTCCTGAAGGTCGCCAAATCCATCGGCGCGAACCGCGCCAGCGACCTGAACGCCGTGGATGAACTGTTCAACGCGAAATTCAGCGAGGCGCTGAAAACGGTCGGGAAGAAGTTCGACTTCATCGAACTGTTCGAGAAGCGCGAAGAGTTCCGCGACGCGGTCGTCGCCGTGATCGGCCGCGACCTGAACGGCTACGTCCTCGAAGACGTCGCGATCGACTACCTCGAACAGACGCCCAAGAGCATGCTCGACCAGAACAACATCATGGACGCCGAGGGCATCCGCAAGATCACGCAGCTGACCGCCGCGCAGAACATCGTCACCAACGAACTCGCGCAGAACGAGCACCTCGCCGTCACGAAGAAGAACGTCGAGACCCGCGAGGCCACCCTGGCCCTCGAGCGCCAGCAGGCCGAGGCCGAGGCGCGGCAGAAACGCGAGATCGAGACCATCCAGGCCCGCGAGAACGCCGAGACGCAGCGCGTGCGCGAGGAGCAGCGCCTCATCTCCGAACAGGCCCGCATCCAGACGACCGAGCAGGTCGAGATCCGCGAGCAGGAACGCCAGCGGCAGGTCGAGATCGCCGAGCAGGCGAGGCTACGCGCCATCGCCATCGAGGCCGAGCGCGTCGCCCGCGCCGCGAAGATGGAGGCCGTCACCACCGACCGCGAGGTGAAACTCCAGGAGATCGAACGCGACAAGAACGTCGAGCAGGGCGTCATGGACGTCGCGAACATCACCCGCGAACGCATCTCGATCGACAAGACGGTCGCCGTCGAGGAGGAGCGCATCAACGAGGTGCGCGAGGTGAGCGCCGCCGACCGCGCCAAGCAGGTGCGCGTCATGCAGGCCGAGGCGCAGGCGCAGGAACAACTGGTGCAGGAGGTCAAGGCCGCCGAGGCCGCCGAGACCGCCGCCCGCCACCGCGCCGCGGAGCTGACCACCATCGCGCAGGCCGAATTCGACGCCGCGTCCCGCCAGGCCGAGGCGAAGAAACTCCTCGCCGACGCCGTCCGGGTCGAGCAGGCCGCGCCGGGCCTCGCGCAGGTCATGGTGCAGGAAGCGAACGCCAGCGCCCTGGAGAAGACCGGCGTGGCCGAAGCCCGCGTGATCGAGGTCAAAGCCGACGCGAACCTCAAACTCGGGCAGAACGAGGCCCGCGTCCTCGCCGAGCGGCTGGGCGCGCAGGCCGAGGGCGAAACCCGCCTCGGTCAGGCGAAGGCCAGCGCCACCCAGGCGCTCGGCACCGCCGAGGCGAGCGCCACCCGCGACCGCATGAACGCCGAGGCCGAGGGCCTGACCGCCAAGTTCGGCGCGATGGACCGCATGAGTGCCGACGCCCGCAGCCACGAGGAATACCGCATGGCACTCGAAACCAGCCTCCAGCAGGCCCTGGCGTCCATCGAGGCCGGGAAGGAGATCAGCCGCGAGAACGCCGAGGTCATCGCCGCCGCGCTGAAGAACGCCAAGATCGACCTCGTGGGCGGCGAGGGCGGCATGTTCGAGGCCCTCACCAGGGCCCTGAGTCTCGGCAAGGCCGTGGAGGGCTTCACGCAGAAGAGCCCGCTGTTCCAGAGCGTCCTGAGCCGCTTCGGCGTGAACGTGCAGCGGGAGAACCGCCCGAACTGAGTGGGGGGCCGGGGGGCAGGTCAGGTGCCTGCCTCCCCGCTGAGTGACCGCAGGAAAGGACCGTGGCAGGCTCACGCCGACGGGAGACCGGGCGTGGGCCGAGTGGCGCGCGCGCCGGAGTGAATGGGGGAGAGGATGACGCAGGAACCAACGCCCGGTGCGGGCGCACCGGGAACCGAGACGGGCGGGAGCTTCGAGGTGCTGCGCCGCCGCCTGGACGCGCTGGGCGCCCAGGTGCGCGCGGCTGCCGAGGGCCTGAATGCCGCGCGCGTCGCGGAGTACGGCGACAGTCGCCTGAGTCTGCTGGGCCGGGCGCACATCCGCACCGCGCAGGCCAGTGTCGGGCGGGACCTGGTGCAGGTTGGGGACGTGATGCTGTTCGGCTTCAACGTCACGCACGGCCTGAAGGCCCGCACGGAACTGGCGGACGTGTTCGCGCTGTACCGCCTGACGCACGAGGGCGGCGCGTTCGACGTGCAGCCTGCGGCGCTGGAGGGGTCGTTCCTGACCGATCCGGCGTTCGTGCGGGACTTCGAGGAACTGTACGCGTACTACCGGCACGCGCGGCTGCTGCAACTGGAGATCCGCGCGGGACGGCTGCTGGCGTCGTTCCAGATCGGGGAGCGCCTGACCGACCGGCGGGTGTTCCGCTGGGACCTGACCGGGGAGGGCGCGCGGTACCTCGATGCGCGCGGCGAACGGGACCTCAGTCCGCTGCCGCCCTTCGATTTCGAGTGGACCCGCGCGGGGCGCGATCAGGAGGTCAGTGGGCGGTTCCCGCACCTGAACATCCTGGACACGCTGTTCGTGGAGACGGCGGGCGGCACGCTGACCGTGAAGGTCGAGAACAACACCGAGACCGGTGAAGGCATCTACAGCGAGCCGGTCGAGGAGCGCACCCAGGGCCTGGACGACGCGACGTTCGAATTCGCGCGGGTGGGTCGCCTGATCCTGCTGCGCGTGCTGCCGTACCGGGAGAAGACGTGGCGCGGCCTGATCTTCGACACGCTGACCGGGCGGGTCAAGCGTGAGGACGCGGTCACGCGCGGCTGCGTGCAGCTGCCCGAGGAGCACGGCATCGTCTTCCCCGGCGGGTATTACCTGCCGGGCGGTGAGCACCGCGCGTTCGAGGGCTTCACGCCCGGCATGGCCCTGGACCGGGTCGTGCGCAGCCCGAACGGGGAGGACGTGCTGTTCGTCTTCTACGATCAGGACTCGGGCCGCAGCGCCCTGCTGGTGTACAACCTGATCCGCCGGGAGGTGCAGACGCCCATCAGCGCCCACGGGGACGCCGCGCTGCCCGACGGGCGCATGGTGCTGTTCCAGGCGGAGGCCGAGCCCACGCAGGTCCACGCGGTGCAGGTGTGGCAGACGCCCTTCACGAGCGACGTGTTCGCCGCGCAGCGCCCGCCCGGCACGTCGTTCCTGGGCCGGCTGGGGAACGCGGAACTCGTGCGGGGCGTGTCGAACCTGCTCGCCCTGGCGAGAGCCGCGCAGACGCCGGAAGTCACGGCCGCGCAGTACGCCGCGCTGGCTGAGCAGGCCCGCCGCCTGCCGGACACGCACCACTGGCTGGACGACGAGCACACGGGCGGCGCGCGCACGCTGCTGCGTGACGTCACGGCCGCCGCCGAGGCGGTGCTCGACGAGTTCGAGAAGGTGCAGGCCCTGCGCGTCCAGGCGGCGCAGACCCTCGCGGACGTGCAGGGCGCGGTCCGCCGCCGCCTGACGACCCTCGACCCGGAGGGGTGGCGCAGCCTGCCGGAGTTCGTGACTGCCCTGGCCGAGCTGACGGCGCTGCGCGCCCGCCTGCTGACGGTGCGCGAGACCCGCTCCATCGACGTGGGGGCCGTGGACGCCCTGCTGGCGGAGGTGCAGGCGGCGCACGCGCGGGTGGGCGGCGCGACCGGCAGCTACCTGGCCGACCCGGCCGCGCTGGCCCCGTTCCACGCGCAGCTGGACACGCTGAACGCGCAGGTAGAGGCGGCGGGCACCACCCGCGAGCTCGCCGCGGCGCT from Deinococcus sedimenti includes these protein-coding regions:
- a CDS encoding response regulator, with translation MTTHVLLVEDHAFTRDGLRAAINLESDLRVTAEARSGEEALDVLARTQASAQPVQVAVLDIGLPGMDGIQTAAEIGRRYPQVRMVMLTAHDLRDEVLAALASGAHAYCLKSADPDLLLLGIRAAASGSAYLDPQIAHHVLGSIRTPHATSPLTPRETDVLRLIADGQGNRDIAANLGISVSTVKLHVQEILVKLHAADRTQAAVQALRQGLL
- a CDS encoding NfeD family protein, with translation MTEFLHVALSFPTAPWTALLTVIAAAALLALLGAIDGISGGGEGLLDSLLVRVGLNGVPLLPVALTLTLTGWLSCYLGQLLLLPLVAPAGRGVVSAALLLGSAALGALAARAVARPLRRFVQGQDALARTQLLGRVAVVESGTLSATGRVSVQDGGAGLMLDARSDGDTLLRGERVLLVDHDPATHIFTVRRADPTDT